The Desulfovibrio sp. Fe33 genome includes a window with the following:
- a CDS encoding trehalose 6-phosphate synthase: protein MAGIDLVELKTLKDFYALMAASREVRRRAVACLVEGRSVDGDITASLSNLLASLEAVEEVDGRKRLSLGGGRTIGLDMGYEIDEARKDIFYLEEGEETFLEMLADFHPDFDEHVNRGRELLRGVDLNCLVTDRDGTVNDYCARYLTSIQSVYNAVFLTRFARIHVSRPVILTSAPLDGLVHISVSPDGEFYYAASKGRECMDREGAVRRLAISAEKQAAMDGLNARLTELAGRAEYEKFTLIGSGLQFKFGQSTVARQDINGSIDKAESARFLAVLEALTAELDPEARNFRIEDTGLDVEIILTVETEGEGLKDFDKGDGVKFLNGELGLGLADGASLICGDTSSDVPMLEAALGLSPDARAIFVTGKKELAERVTGLTDAALIVPEPDMLVTILGTL from the coding sequence ATGGCCGGGATCGATCTCGTTGAACTGAAGACGCTGAAGGATTTCTACGCGCTCATGGCCGCCTCTCGCGAGGTCCGGCGGCGGGCTGTGGCCTGTCTTGTGGAAGGGCGGTCCGTCGACGGGGACATCACGGCCTCGCTGTCCAACCTCCTTGCCTCCCTGGAAGCTGTGGAGGAGGTGGACGGCAGGAAGCGGCTGTCGCTTGGCGGCGGCCGGACCATCGGTCTGGACATGGGATACGAGATCGACGAGGCCCGCAAGGATATCTTCTATCTTGAGGAGGGCGAGGAGACCTTCCTCGAAATGCTGGCCGACTTCCATCCCGATTTCGACGAGCATGTGAACCGGGGCCGGGAGCTGCTCCGGGGCGTTGACCTGAATTGCCTGGTCACCGACCGCGACGGCACGGTCAACGACTACTGCGCCCGCTACCTGACCTCCATCCAGTCCGTTTACAACGCGGTCTTTTTGACCCGCTTCGCCAGAATCCATGTGAGCCGACCGGTCATCCTGACCTCGGCTCCCCTGGATGGGCTGGTGCATATATCGGTTTCCCCGGACGGCGAGTTCTACTACGCCGCCTCCAAGGGGCGTGAATGCATGGATCGCGAGGGCGCGGTGAGGCGGTTGGCCATATCCGCGGAGAAACAGGCGGCCATGGACGGGCTCAACGCCCGGCTGACCGAGCTGGCCGGGCGGGCTGAATACGAAAAGTTCACCCTCATCGGATCGGGGCTCCAGTTCAAGTTCGGCCAGTCCACCGTGGCCCGCCAGGATATCAACGGCTCCATCGACAAGGCCGAGTCGGCACGGTTCCTGGCCGTACTGGAAGCGCTGACGGCCGAGCTGGACCCCGAGGCGCGGAATTTCCGCATCGAGGACACCGGTCTGGACGTGGAGATCATTCTTACCGTGGAGACCGAGGGCGAAGGACTCAAGGATTTCGACAAGGGCGACGGCGTGAAGTTCCTGAACGGGGAACTTGGCCTGGGGTTGGCCGACGGGGCCAGCCTGATCTGCGGCGACACGTCGTCGGACGTGCCCATGCTCGAAGCGGCCCTGGGCCTGTCGCCGGACGCCAGGGCTATTTTCGTAACCGGAAAGAAGGAGTTGGCGGAACGAGTGACCGGCCTGACCGACGCGGCGCTCATCGTGCCCGAGCCGGATATGCTCGTGACCATTCTGGGTACCTTGTGA
- a CDS encoding beta-phosphoglucomutase family hydrolase, which produces MAAITLKGVVFDLDGVVTRTAKVHAQAWETAFNDFLKHHAEETGTPFEPFDRTNDYQNYVDGKPRFEGVLSFLKSRNIRLDPGTPEDPPGFDTVCAIGNRKNALFQEILKEEGPEVFDTSVALIRDLKRNGVLVALATSSRNGMLVLDLAGLTELFDVFVDGVVSAELDLKGKPDPDIFIAAAERMGLNPNECVVVEDAISGVQAGCAGNFGLTLGVARNIGGEMLKRFGADMVVSDLGEITVDDLIEWFESGMATDEWYLSYHGFEPGDEKLRETLTTVGNGYLGTRGAYECECSSYYFYPGTYISGIFNKTPSDVEGREIWNNDMVNCPNWLPVSFKIGNGEFVSPLAMEILSYSHRLNMREAVMERHLVVRDQVGRISRISSRRVASMSEPHLLALQFDFTPLNYSAKLTFRSSLDGNVGNEGVARYASLNTHHLNRVGGGKAGDGIYLHVETSHSRYQIVMASKTRMLEDGKLLEARKEVVQERSMVSEEICVQVRENHCYGLEKFVFVRTSLDREPGDLREMCLDGLKSVKTFKGVHGSHAKSWKGLWQKADIRIRGDRFVQRVLRLHVYHLLVTASPHNVGRDAGMPARGLSGEAYRGHIFWDEVYILPFFDANFPDISKALLMYRYNRLDAAREYARENGCQGAMFPWQTADDGSEETQEVHYNPESKNWGPDLSRRQRHVSIAVFVNAWRYVSWTGDQTFLREYGAELMLDIARFWGGIATYDAASDKYHIDGVMGPDEFHEKLPGADEPGVRDNAYTNIMTVWLLEKALDILDGLPPKIREQVAGRIGLTDEDVAKWQDMTTKLNVIVTEDGIVSQFDGYMELPELDWDSYRQRFYSIHRMDRILKAEGDSPDNYKVAKQADTLMTWYILEPEEVARILRKLGHEVNDPVKLLKDNYDFYEKRTSHGSTLSKVVHAVIAKYIYPSNVSWDWFMEAMESDIRDTQGGTTVEGIHTGVMAGTLEVIKQDYAGLNLSSSPMKVDPDPPAHWGEMRLSFIWRSIWFDLVIEQDRVNMTAFHQGDKVVPVEIFGQRFELKPGKTVEARRPNAENR; this is translated from the coding sequence GTGGCAGCTATCACACTCAAGGGCGTCGTCTTTGACCTGGACGGCGTCGTCACCCGGACAGCGAAGGTACATGCCCAGGCGTGGGAGACCGCCTTCAACGATTTCCTCAAGCATCACGCGGAGGAGACCGGCACTCCGTTCGAGCCCTTCGACCGCACGAACGATTACCAGAACTACGTGGACGGCAAGCCGCGTTTCGAAGGCGTGCTGAGCTTTCTCAAGTCGCGAAATATCCGCCTCGATCCCGGCACGCCGGAGGACCCGCCCGGCTTCGACACGGTCTGCGCCATCGGCAACAGGAAGAACGCGCTTTTCCAGGAGATACTCAAGGAAGAAGGGCCGGAGGTCTTCGACACTTCCGTGGCCCTGATAAGGGACCTCAAGCGAAACGGCGTGCTCGTGGCACTGGCCACCTCCAGCCGCAACGGTATGCTTGTCCTGGACCTGGCCGGTCTGACGGAGCTCTTCGACGTCTTCGTGGACGGCGTGGTCTCGGCCGAGCTTGACCTCAAGGGCAAGCCCGATCCGGACATTTTCATCGCCGCCGCCGAAAGGATGGGGCTCAACCCCAATGAGTGCGTGGTCGTCGAGGACGCCATCTCCGGCGTCCAGGCGGGATGCGCGGGCAATTTCGGCCTGACCCTGGGCGTGGCCCGGAACATCGGCGGCGAGATGCTCAAACGGTTCGGGGCGGACATGGTCGTGTCCGACCTGGGCGAGATCACCGTGGACGATCTCATCGAGTGGTTCGAGTCCGGCATGGCCACGGACGAGTGGTATCTCTCCTACCATGGCTTCGAGCCGGGTGACGAGAAGCTGCGCGAGACGCTGACAACCGTGGGCAACGGTTATCTCGGCACGCGCGGGGCGTATGAGTGCGAGTGTTCATCCTACTATTTCTACCCCGGCACCTACATCTCCGGCATCTTCAACAAGACTCCCAGCGACGTGGAGGGGCGCGAAATCTGGAACAACGACATGGTCAACTGCCCCAACTGGCTGCCCGTGTCCTTCAAGATAGGCAACGGGGAGTTCGTCTCCCCGCTGGCCATGGAGATATTGAGCTATTCCCACCGCCTGAACATGCGCGAGGCCGTCATGGAACGCCATCTGGTGGTCCGCGATCAGGTGGGACGCATCTCCCGCATCTCCTCCCGGCGGGTGGCCTCCATGTCTGAGCCGCACCTGCTCGCCCTGCAATTCGACTTCACCCCGCTCAACTATTCGGCCAAGCTGACCTTCCGTTCATCCCTGGATGGCAACGTGGGCAACGAAGGGGTGGCCCGCTACGCCAGCCTGAACACGCACCATCTCAACCGGGTGGGCGGCGGAAAGGCCGGGGACGGCATTTATCTGCACGTGGAGACATCCCACTCGCGTTACCAGATCGTCATGGCCTCCAAGACCCGGATGCTTGAGGACGGCAAGCTCCTCGAAGCGCGCAAGGAGGTGGTCCAGGAACGGTCCATGGTCTCCGAGGAAATCTGCGTTCAGGTCAGGGAAAATCATTGCTACGGGCTGGAAAAGTTCGTCTTCGTGCGAACCTCCCTGGACCGCGAGCCCGGCGACCTGCGCGAGATGTGCCTGGACGGCCTCAAGTCGGTGAAGACCTTCAAGGGCGTCCACGGCTCCCACGCCAAATCCTGGAAGGGCTTGTGGCAGAAAGCCGATATCCGGATCAGGGGCGACCGTTTCGTGCAGCGGGTGCTTCGGCTGCACGTTTACCACCTGCTGGTCACAGCCAGTCCGCACAACGTGGGCCGCGACGCGGGAATGCCCGCCAGGGGGCTGTCCGGCGAGGCGTACCGGGGCCACATCTTCTGGGATGAGGTCTATATCCTGCCTTTCTTCGACGCCAATTTCCCCGATATCTCCAAGGCCCTGCTCATGTATCGCTACAACCGCCTGGACGCTGCCCGCGAATACGCCCGCGAGAACGGTTGCCAAGGGGCCATGTTCCCCTGGCAAACCGCCGACGACGGCAGCGAGGAGACCCAGGAGGTCCATTACAACCCCGAGTCGAAAAATTGGGGGCCGGACCTGTCCCGCCGCCAGCGGCACGTCTCCATCGCGGTGTTCGTCAACGCCTGGCGCTACGTGTCCTGGACCGGCGACCAGACGTTCCTGCGCGAATACGGAGCGGAGCTGATGCTCGACATAGCCCGGTTCTGGGGCGGGATCGCCACCTATGACGCGGCCTCCGACAAGTATCATATCGACGGTGTCATGGGGCCGGACGAGTTCCATGAGAAGCTCCCCGGCGCGGACGAACCGGGTGTGCGCGACAACGCCTACACCAACATCATGACCGTCTGGCTCCTGGAGAAGGCGCTGGATATCCTCGACGGCCTGCCGCCCAAGATTCGGGAGCAGGTGGCCGGGCGCATCGGCCTGACCGACGAGGATGTCGCCAAATGGCAGGACATGACCACCAAGCTCAACGTCATCGTGACCGAGGACGGCATCGTCAGCCAGTTCGACGGCTACATGGAACTGCCGGAGCTGGACTGGGATTCCTACCGTCAACGGTTCTATTCCATCCACCGCATGGACCGGATTCTCAAGGCCGAAGGCGATTCGCCCGACAACTACAAGGTCGCCAAGCAGGCCGACACCCTCATGACCTGGTATATTCTCGAACCCGAGGAGGTGGCCCGCATTCTGCGCAAGCTCGGCCACGAGGTGAATGACCCCGTCAAGCTCCTGAAGGACAATTACGACTTCTACGAGAAGCGGACCAGCCACGGCTCCACGCTTTCCAAGGTGGTCCACGCCGTCATCGCCAAGTACATCTACCCGAGCAACGTGTCCTGGGACTGGTTCATGGAGGCCATGGAATCCGACATCCGCGACACCCAGGGCGGCACCACCGTGGAAGGCATCCATACCGGCGTCATGGCCGGTACCCTGGAGGTCATCAAGCAGGACTACGCCGGGCTCAATCTCTCGTCCTCGCCCATGAAGGTCGACCCCGACCCGCCCGCGCACTGGGGCGAGATGCGGCTGTCCTTCATCTGGCGGTCCATCTGGTTCGATCTCGTTATCGAGCAGGACCGCGTGAACATGACCGCCTTCCACCAGGGCGACAAGGTCGTGCCCGTGGAAATCTTCGGCCAGCGATTCGAACTGAAGCCCGGCAAGACCGTCGAGGCCCGGCGGCCCAATGCGGAGAACCGCTAG